Proteins encoded together in one Labrus mixtus chromosome 18, fLabMix1.1, whole genome shotgun sequence window:
- the LOC132993209 gene encoding protein LBH-like, translating into MTEVMNSLEPATEDFSGGGAAADQDAIFPDTHERYPKLSKRLPSIVVEPSDATEVESGELRWPPDEPSSPDAKSGRQCAEGQTAGDEQLNVDVDEEATGAEMQD; encoded by the exons atGACTGAGGTGATGAACTCTCTGGAGCCGGCTACGGAGGACTTCAGCGGGGGTGGCGCAGCCGCAGATCAGGACGCA ATCTTCCCAGATACCCATGAGAGGTATCCAAAGCTGTCCAAGAGGCTTCCCTCCATCGTGGTGGAGCCGTCCGACGCGACCGAGGTGGAGAGCGGCGAGCTCCGCTGGCCGCCGGACGAGCCGAGCTCTCCGGACGCCAAAAGTGGGAGACAGTGTGCAGAGGGACAAACTGCAG GTGATGAACAGTTGAATGTGGACGTGGACGAGGAGGCCACGGGGGCGGAGATGCAGGACTGA